A genomic region of Maniola hyperantus chromosome 5, iAphHyp1.2, whole genome shotgun sequence contains the following coding sequences:
- the LOC117982582 gene encoding E3 ubiquitin-protein ligase MARCHF8-like encodes MPVQQINVKNSSDIESWEWGGGCGREAVRAGSGSSQTSCSNSSGDICRICHCESEVHNPLLAPCYCSGSLKYVHQSCLQQWLTASETRSCELCKFNFIMHTKIKPFGEWRLLEMSGVERRRLCCAVLFHCVAALCVMWSLFVLIERAVEEVNRGLIAWPFWTKLVVVAVGFTGGAVFMYIQCRQYLHLCNRWRAHNRILLIQNAPEKIPISGSPPVRCKRRERSTRGQVVANIEPPPPPAVYHEEDESGGFETYRGNPHRRLSALTDTRPRDHEPHDDARRYSDTRLAQPPPEHPAAPSALEGGVYHINVDPLEADIRSLLALEARRQARAARSLPNLRASRESLLPAPALAPASPPAAPLPS; translated from the exons ATGCCGGTTCAGCAAATAAACGTGAAGAATTCTTCTGATATTGAAAGCTGGGAATGGGGTGGAGGATGTGGCAGGGAGGCCGTACGCGCAGGGTCTGGGAGTAGCCAGACCTCCTGCAGCAATTCCAGCGGTGATATTTGTCGAATCTGCCATTGCGAAAGCGAAGTACATAACCCTTTACTAGCACCCTGCTATTGTTCTg GAAGCCTCAAATATGTACATCAGAGTTGTCTTCAACAATGGCTAACAGCTTCCGAAACAAGATCATGTGAACTatgcaaatttaattttattatgcacacaaaaataaaaccatTCGGAGAG TGGCGTTTGTTAGAGATGTCGGGTGTTGAGAGGCGTCGGCTGTGTTGTGCAGTGTTGTTCCACTGCGTGGCGGCGCTTTGCGTGATGTGGTCCCTGTTTGTGCTCATAGAGCGTGCCGTGGAGGAGGTCAACCGGGGGCTCATTG CGTGGCCGTTTTGGACGAAGCTCGTGGTGGTGGCGGTGGGCTTCACAGGCGGTGCCGTGTTCATGTACATTCAGTGCCGCCAGTACCTGCACCTCTGCAACCGCTGGAGGGCCCACAACAG GATACTACTTATTCAAAACGCTCCAGAGAAGATACCGATATCGGGTTCGCCGCCGGTGCGCTGCAAGCGGCGCGAGCGCAGCACGCGCGGCCAAGTGGTGGCTAACATcgagccgccgccgccgcccgccgtcTACCACGAGGAGGACGAGAGCGGCGGCTTCGAGACCTACCGCGGCAACCCGCACCGCCGCCTGTCCGCGCTCACCGACACGCGCCCGCGCGACCACGAGCCGCACGACGACGCGCGCCGCTACTCCGACACGCGCCTCGCGCAGCCCCCGCCCGAGCACCCAGCCGCTCCATCGGCACTCGAG GGCGGCGTGTACCACATCAACGTGGACCCGCTGGAGGCCGACATCCGCTCGTTGCTAGCGCTGGAGGCGCGGCGCCAGGCGCGCGCGGCGCGCTCGCTGCCCAACCTGCGCGCGTCGCGCGAGAGCCTGCTgcccgcgcccgcgctcgcGCCCGCGTCGCCGCCTGCCGCGCCGCTGCCCTCCTGA